A genomic stretch from Phocoena phocoena chromosome 9, mPhoPho1.1, whole genome shotgun sequence includes:
- the H2BK1 gene encoding histone H2B type 2-K1 yields the protein MSAEHGQPQQSGGRRGRSSGDKKSKKRSRRKETYSMYIYKVLKQVHPDIGISSKAMNIMNSFVNDVFERLAGEAARLAQYSGRTTLTSREIQTAVRLLLPGELAKHAVSEGTKAVTKYTSSK from the exons ATGAGCGCTGAGCATGGACAGCCACAGCAGTCCGGGGGCCGGAGGGGCCGGAGCTCTGGAGACAAGAAGTCCAAAAAGCGTAGCCGGCGCAAAGAAACCTACTCAATGTATATCTACAAGGTGCTGAAGCAG GTGCACCCCGACATCGGCATTTCCTCCAAGGCCATGAACATCATGAATTCCTTCGTGAACGATGTGTTTGAGCGGCTGGCCGGAGAGGCCGCCCGGCTGGCCCAGTACTCGGGCCGAACCACGCTGACGTCCCGGGAAATCCAGACAGCTGTGCGTCTGCTGCTTCCAGGGGAGCTGGCCAAGCACGCTGTGTCTGAGGGCACCAAGGCCGTCACCAAGTACACCAGCTCCAAGTGA
- the ABCF2 gene encoding ATP-binding cassette sub-family F member 2, whose amino-acid sequence MPSDLAKKKAAKKKEAAKARQRPRKGHEENGDAVTEPQVAEEKNEEANGQETTEVDLLTKELEDFEMKKAAARAVTGVLASHPNSTDAHIINLSLTFHGQELLSDTKLELNSGRRYGLIGLNGIGKSMLLSAIGKREVPIPEHIDIYHLTREMPPSDKTALQCVMEVDTERAMLEREAERLAHEDAECEKLLELYERLEELDADKAERRASRILHGLGFTPAMQRKKLKDFSGGWRMRVALARALFIRPFMLLLDEPTNHLDLDACVWLEEELKTFKRILVLVSHSQDFLNGVCTNIIHMHNKKLKYYTGNYDQYVKTRLELEENQMKRFHWEQDQIAHMKNYIARFGHGSAKLARQAQSKEKTLQKMMASGLTERVVSDKTLSFYFPPCGKIPPPVIMVQNVSFKYTKDGPCIYNNLEFGIDLDTRVALVGPNGAGKSTLLKLLTGELLPTDGMIRKHSHVKIGRYHQHLQEQLDLDLSPLEYMMKCYPEIKEKEEMRKIIGRYGLTGKQQVSPIRNLSDGQKCRVCLAWLAWQNPHMLFLDEPTNHLDIETIDALADAINDFEGGMMLVSHDFRLIQQVAQEIWVCEKQTITKWPGDILAYKEHLKSKLVGEEPQLTRRTHNV is encoded by the exons ATGCCTTCCGACCTGGCCAAGAAGAAGGCAGCCAAAAAGAAGGAAGCTGCCAAAGCACGACAGCGGCCCAGAAAAGGCCATGAAGAAAACGGAGATGCTGTCACAGAGCCACAGGTGGCAGAGGAGAAAAACGAGGAGGCCAATGGCCAAGAGACCACAG AAGTGGATTTGCTGACCAAGGAGCTGGAGGACTTTGAGATGAAGAAAGCTGCTGCTCGAGCTGTCACTGGCGTCCTCGCCTCTCACCCCAACAGTACTGATGCCCACATCATCAACCTCTCCCTCACCTTTCACGGTCAAGAGCTGCTCAGTGACACCAAACTGGAATTAAACTCAGGCCGTCGTTATGGCCTCATTGGCTTAAATGGAATTG ggaaGTCCATGCTGCTGTCTGCTATTGGGAAACGCGAAGTGCCCATCCCTGAGCACATCGACATCTACCATCTGACTCGGGAGATGCCCCCTAGTGACAAGACGGCCCTGCAGTGTGTGATGGAAGTCGACACAGAGCGGGCCATGCTGGAGAGGGAGGCTGAACGGCTGGCTCACGAGGATG CGGAGTGTGAGAAGCTCTTAGAGCTCTATGAGCGGCTGGAGGAGCTGGACGCCGACAAGGCGGAGAGGAGAGCCTCACGGATCTTGCACGGACTGGGTTTCACACCTGCCATGCAACGCAAGAAGCTAAAAGACTTCAGTGGGGGCTGGAGGATGAGGGTTGCCCTCGCTAG AGCCCTCTTCATCCGGCCCTTCATGCTACTCCTGGACGAGCCCACCAACCACCTGGACCTCGACGCTTGTGTGTGGTTGGAAGAAGAGCTAAAGAC TTTTAAGCGCATCTTGGTCCTCGTCTCCCACTCCCAGGACTTTCTGAATGGCGTCTGTACCAACATCATTCACATGCACAACAAGAAACTGAAGTATTACACG GGTAATTATGATCAGTATGTGAAGACACGGCTGGAGCTGGAAGAGAATCAGATGAAGAGGTTTCACTGGGAGCAGGATCAGATTGCACACATGAAG AACTACATCGCTAGGTTTGGTCATGGCAGTGCCAAGCTGGCCCGGCAGGCCCAGAGCAAGGAGAAGACACTACAGAAAATGATGGCATCGGGACTGACAGAGAGGGTCGTGAGTGACAAG ACACTGTCATTTTATTTCCCACCATGTGGCAAGATCCCTCCCCCCGTTATTATGGTGCAAAATGTCAGCTTCAAGTATACAAAAGATGGG CCTTGCATCTACAACAATCTAGAATTTGGGATCGATCTCGACACACGAGTGGCTCTGGTGGGGCCCAATGGAGCAGGGAAGTCAACTCTTCTGAAGCTGCTAACTGGAGAG ctacttCCCACAGACGGAATGATCCGAAAACACTCTCATGTCAAGATAGGGCGTTACCATCAG CATTTACAAGAGCAGCTGGACTTAGACCTCTCGCCTTTGGAGTACATGATGAAATGCTACCCAGAGatcaaggagaaggaagaaatgaggaaGATCATTGGGCGATACGGTCTCACCGGGAAACAGCAG GTGAGCCCGATCCGGAACCTGTCTGATGGGCAGAAGTGCCGAGTGTGTCTGGCCTGGCTGGCGTGGCAGAACCCTCACATGCTCTTCTTGGATGAGCCCACCAACCACCTGGATATCGAGACCATCGACGCCCTGGCAGACGCCATCAATGACTTCGAGGGTGGTATGATGCTGGTCAGCCATGATTTCAGACTCATTCAGCAG GTTGCACAAGAAATCTGGGTCTGTGAGAAGCAGACAATCACCAAGTGGCCTGGAGACATCCTGGCCTACAAGGAGCACCTCAAGTCCAAGCTAGTGGGCGAGGAGCCCCAGCTCACCAGGAGGACCCACAACGTGTGA